From one Aquila chrysaetos chrysaetos chromosome 7, bAquChr1.4, whole genome shotgun sequence genomic stretch:
- the LOC115343630 gene encoding uncharacterized protein LOC115343630: MEAKGRAGSTWKEREAKNPKSLLLGRQGGEREKGGEEARTLQVEKFEHFPHLFHFSAVVTGSSPAAAAAAAAAAAAAAGAGGRSAATRHFLGLQWAPFPSFAPFCFAEKEEKGREEIQAPKPASIVSGEMVKKEKKKKKAQEAENVPDFCKSPLPVSFLLLLLLSPVCRCEQEEKGEKCEDERRWNNEFIAECHPAMAISTIRHCRLPLKGRASKPPLPHFLLI, from the exons ATGGAGGCCAAG GGAAGAGCCGGGAGCAcatggaaggagagagaagcaaaaaatcccaaatcactgctgctggggaggcaagggggggagagagaaaaaggaggagaggaggctcGGACCCTGCAAGTAGAGAAGTTTGAGCACTTCCCACACCTCTTCCACTTCTCTGCTGTAGTCACCGGATcatcaccagcagcagcagcagcagcagcagcagcagcagcagcagcagccggggcagggggcaggTCTGCTGCGACTCGGCACTTTCTCGGGCTCCAGTGggctccctttccttcttttgcccccttttgttttgcagagaaggaggagaaggggagagaagaaattcAGGCACCAAAACCCGCCTCGATCGTCTCCGGTGAGAtggttaaaaaggaaaaaaaaaaaaaaaaagcccaagaagCGGAAAACGTCCCGGATTTTTGTAAAAGCCCCCTCCCTGtatcttttctgttgttgttgttgttatccCCAGTCTGTCGATGTGAAcaagaggagaagggagagaaatgtGAAGATGAGAGGAGGTGGAACAATGAATTTATAGCGGAATGCCATCCTGCAATGGCAATTTCAACAATTCGTCACTGCAGGCTGCCTCTTAAAGGGAGAGCTTCAAAACCACCACTCCCACACTTCCTTCTCATTTAA